The sequence TGATCCTAGATTAGAAAGCTGGTAATTTTTGGCTTCTAACCAATCCACTAAAGTAGGCTCTTTCACGCTTGGGGCTTTATGGACGACCAGATTAGGGGGCTTATTGAGCACCAATAAATCGTCATCTTCAAAAATGACTTCTATTTCTAAATCAAGCTCTCTTTTTAAGGGTTTTGGCGCGATTTTGGGTGTTAAAAGTGCGATTTCATCGCCCTCTTTTAAGGCTAATCCCCCCTTTTTCACCTCCTTTTTTTGACAAAACACAAGCCCCTCTTTAATCAAACTTAACGCTTGATTTTTAGAAATTTGCAACTCTTTGGCTAAAAATTCATCAATGCGTTTGTAATTTTTAGGGGCGATGAAAACTTTTTGCATTCAAACCTTTTATTATATTTTGCATTTTTAAAAACCATTATTTTACTAAAAACCTTTAAAAAATCCTATTCCATTCATTTAATACGCTATACCCATGTGCCACCACTAGGTGGTTTAAATCATTGTAAAGGGGTTTTATTATGGAACACGGCGGATATAATAAATTAAATGGTGTTTTGCGTGGATTTTTAGGTAACGCATTCACGCTTGATGGAAAAGAAGGAGGATTAGATATGAGCAAAATGCATGAACACATCAAAAAGGAAAAACTCAAGATGAATATTTTGCTTATGGGGGCTACTGGAGTGGGTAAAAGCTCGCTTATTACGCTCTATTTGGTAAATAAATTGCTAAAACAGGCAAAGGAAAGTCTATCACTCAGCATCTTGAAAAATATATTGATGAAGAGAAGGGCTTGATTTTGTGGGACACTAAAGGCATTGAATCTAAAGATTATGACCATACCATGCAAAGCATCAAAAAGCAATGAAAGATTCTTCTAAAAAGCGTGGTGAAAAAGAAGCTATTCATATAGCGTATTTATGCGTTAAAGAGACTTCTAGTAGGGTTAAAGAGAGAGTTTTATTAAGCTTTGCTAAAAATTGGAATATCCCAACGATTGTCATCTTCACAAACACTCAAGCTGAAAACGGTGATGCATTTGTCCAAGAAGCTCAAAAGATCATCAGTGAAGAATGGGGGTTTAAAGATTTCATTAGAGCCTATGTGAGGGTTAATTCGGTTGCATATTCATTTAGGGGTATTGAAGTCCCTGTTGAAGGCTTAGATAAGTTGGTAGATGAAACGCAAAAATGTCTTTCAGACGCTCGAGAAAATAAGAAAAAGCATTTCTTGCGTATTCAAAAAGTTAAGATTCAAGAAAGAAAACAGGCTACGATAGATGATTGTAAATTCATTATTCATACTGCATCAGGTACTGCAGGAGCGGTTGGGCTTATCCCTATACCTTTTAGCGATGCACTTGCTATTGCGCCATTCAAGCAGGAATGATCTATAAAATGAATGGTGCTTTTGGAGTGAGTTTAGATGACTCTATAGCCACAACATTAATCACAGGATTGTTAGGCGTAACCGCTGTTGCACAAGTAGGGAGAACGCTCGTTAATGGTTTCCTTAAATTCATCCCTATTTTTGGGAGTGTTGCAGGGAGTGCAACCGCTGTCGCTACCACAGAAGGCATTGGGTTTGCGTATTTGAAAGTGCTAGAAAAATGCTTTAATGATGAGACGGTTGAAGTCAATTTGCCTGAAGTTAGCATGATAGCTTCTCTCTTTAAGGAGAATTATTTCAGTTTGGATATAATCAAAAAATTGAAACAATAAGATTAGGGGTTATGAAAAACGCATGGCATTAGACAAAAGGATTTGGATGCATTTTGATCTTTTACCTTTTATGTTTATCATCCCCTTGCTTGTGGTTTCTTTTTTATTGATTTTTGAGAGCAGTGCGGTTTTGAGCTTGAAGCAAGGGATTTATTATACAATAGGGTTTGTGCTCTTTTGGATAGTGTTTTTTATCCCTTTTAGAAAGCTCGATCGGTGGCTTTTTGTGTTTTATTGGGCATGCATTATTTTATTGGCGTTAGTGGATTTTGTGGGATCTAGCAAGCTTGGGGCACAACGATGGCTAGTCATTCCTTTTACTTCTATCACCTTACAGCCTAGCGAACCTGTAAAAATCGCTATTCTTTTATTGTTGGCGCATTTGATTAAAATAAACCCACCCCCTTTTAATGGCTATGATTGGGGCATGTTTTTAAAGCTTAGTTTTTACATTTGCTTACCGGCACTTTTGATTTTAAAACAGCCTGATTTAGGCACGGCCCTTATTGTGTTAATCATGGGGTTTGGGATTTTATTGATCGTGGGTTTAAGGACTAGGGTATGGCTCTCTCTTTTAATCGCTTTAATGGTGGCTTCGCCTATCGCTTATCATTTTTTACATGATTACCAAAAAAAGCGTATCGCGGACTTTCTTTCTGAAAAGCCTAATTACCATGTCATGCAATCCATTATCGCTATTGGCTCAGGCGGTTTTTTAGGCAAATCTCAAGAAGCCTCCACTCAAACCAAATTCAAATTCTTGCCTATCGCAACGAGCGATTTTATCTTTGCTTACTTTGTGGAGCGTTTTGGGTTTTTAGGGGCTATGTTGCTTTTTGCGATTTATATAGGCTTAACTTTGCATTTATTTTTTTATATGTTTGAGAGCAACAGCGATTGGTTTTTAAAAATTGTAGCCCTTGGGATTTCTATTTTGATCTTTGTTTATTCAAGCGTGAATATCGCCATGACCTTAGGGTTAGCCCCTGTGGTGGGGATTCCCTTACCCTTATTCAGTTATGGGGGGAGTAGTTTTATCACTTTTATAATCTTGTTTGGGATCTTAGAAAACTTGCTTGCTTTTCGCTATATTTTTGGATACAATAGCAAACCATCTTTTGGGAATTTTGGATTCTTAGCTCAGCTGGTCAGAGCACTCGGCTCATAACCGATTGGTCG comes from Helicobacter acinonychis and encodes:
- a CDS encoding FtsW/RodA/SpoVE family cell cycle protein, translating into MALDKRIWMHFDLLPFMFIIPLLVVSFLLIFESSAVLSLKQGIYYTIGFVLFWIVFFIPFRKLDRWLFVFYWACIILLALVDFVGSSKLGAQRWLVIPFTSITLQPSEPVKIAILLLLAHLIKINPPPFNGYDWGMFLKLSFYICLPALLILKQPDLGTALIVLIMGFGILLIVGLRTRVWLSLLIALMVASPIAYHFLHDYQKKRIADFLSEKPNYHVMQSIIAIGSGGFLGKSQEASTQTKFKFLPIATSDFIFAYFVERFGFLGAMLLFAIYIGLTLHLFFYMFESNSDWFLKIVALGISILIFVYSSVNIAMTLGLAPVVGIPLPLFSYGGSSFITFIILFGILENLLAFRYIFGYNSKPSFGNFGFLAQLVRALGS